Proteins co-encoded in one Zerene cesonia ecotype Mississippi chromosome 3, Zerene_cesonia_1.1, whole genome shotgun sequence genomic window:
- the LOC119838573 gene encoding peroxidase-like isoform X1 encodes MRKTLILFLSVCIVVQGDYDLFTSPATTFFQDLAGFQLDNRVTDQNGVQAERLPVNGFGDVKNIIPDDASSYLRFSNPPPPLGSSQDPATSTCGLAPPFCAKSRYRSIDGTCNNLQNPSLGAPQTPYNRLLPFNYGDGISQFPRAVGGGVLPNPRDISLAAFPDKPLVDPLWNLNAQQWGQIITHDMSLTAGVAQSHRDPLVCCDDNGQLAADAFTNPQCAPILIPPHDLVHAQQGTQCMNFVRTGTTRDRNCTPRNAPAQPISTVTAYMDLSLVYGSSEGQARPIRAFQGGRLVTVLRNGREWPPQDPNVTQTCESAQSQNEPCYLTGDARVNQNPQLTLLQIILLREHNRIADALAAMNRWWSDETIFQEARRIHIAEIQHINYYEYLPIFLGYENMVKNRLIYPGAQDYVNDYNPQVNPSVLDEHATAAFRHFHTLIRGFLHLVTENRELAGYARISDWFNRPLLLEVDDIFDKLTRGLTTQPQSYSDQFWDSEMTQYLFRRNKTYGGDLRATDIQRGRDHGLANYIDTRAACGLPVPRTFKDMTDFISKPNVDILESLYKDPRDVEVVVAGSLEENVRGTQAGPTFLCILTEQFFRTRVGDRYFYENGDPETAFTLSQLNAIRQGASMARILCDNADNIHYMQPKAFQLVSVGNKPVPCNHLPVVDLSLWRDGRGGYGR; translated from the exons ATTACCCGTTAATGGGTTCGG AGACGTTAAGAATATAATACCAGATGATGCCAGCAGCTACTTAAG GTTCAGTAACCCGCCACCACCTCTAGGATCTTCGCAAGACCCAGCAACCAGTACATGTGGTCTGGCACCGCCATTTTGCGCAAAGTCCCGATACAGATCCATTGATGGCACATGTAATAATCTACAGAATCCAAGCTTGGGAGCGCCGCAGACGCCGTACAATCGACTATTGCCTTTTAATTATGGTGATG GAATAAGTCAATTTCCAAGAGCTGTTGGCGGTGGAGTGCTACCAAATCCGCGAGATATTAGCTTAGCTGCATTTCCGGACAAACCTTTAGTGGACCCTCTGTGGAACCTGAACGCCCAACAATGGGGCCAAATCATCACACACGATATGTCCCTTACGGCTGGTGTGGCTCAAAGTC ATCGCGACCCGCTCGTCTGTTGCGATGACAACGGGCAGCTTGCGGCAGATGCATTCACGAATCCTCAGTGTGCGCCCATATTAATTCCTCCCCACGATCTCGTTCATGCTCAGCAAGGCACACAATGCATGAATTTTGTGAGAACTGGTACGACCAGAGACAGAAATTGTACGCCGCGCAACGCACCTGCGCAACCT ATATCCACCGTCACTGCGTACATGGACCTCTCCTTAGTTTACGGTAGTAGTGAGGGTCAAGCTCGTCCGATCCGTGCCTTCCAAGGCGGTCGGCTAGTTACGGTTCTGCGGAATGGCCGTGAATGGCCACCGCAGGACCCTAACGTCACACAGACTTGCGAGAGCGCGCAATCGCAAAATGAACCCTGTTATTTGACTG GTGACGCAAGAGTAAATCAAAACCCTCAATTAACGCttctacaaattatattactacGCGAACACAACCGCATAGCTGATGCACTGGCGGCCATGAACCGGTGGTGGAGCGACGAGACGATATTCCAAGAAGCAAGGAGGATCCACATTGCTGAAATACAGCATATCAACTATTATGAATATCTACCTATATTTCttg GTTATGAGAACATGGTGAAAAACAGGCTTATTTACCCGGGAGCACAAGACTACGTGAATGATTACAACCCACAGGTCAACCCGTCTGTATTAGATGAGCACGCCACTGCTGCATTTAGACATTTCCACACATTAATCCGAGGGTTTTTGCA CTTAGTAACAGAAAACAGGGAGTTGGCTGGGTACGCTCGTATCAGTGACTGGTTCAACAGGCCTCTGTTATTGGAAGTGGATGATATCTTTGACAAATTGACGAGAGGTCTGACAACCCAGCCGCAGTCCTACAGCGATCAATTTTGGGATAGCGAAATGACGCAGTACTTATTCCG ACGAAACAAGACATATGGAGGCGACCTTCGCGCAACAGACATTCAGCGTGGCCGCGATCACGGACTGGCTAACTACATCGACACCAGAGCGGCCTGTGGTCTACCTGTTCCAAGAACATTCAAGGATATGACTGACTTTATATCAAAACCT AACGTAGACATTTTGGAGAGCTTGTACAAAGATCCGAGGGACGTAGAAGTGGTGGTCGCCGGGTCCTTAGAAGAGAATGTTCGGGGAACCCAGGCTGGTCCTACTTTCCTTTGCATCCTGACGGAACAGTTCTTCAGAACGAGGGTTGGGGATAGATACTTTTATGAAAACGGAGACCCGGAAACTGCTTTTACGCTAA GTCAACTGAACGCTATACGCCAAGGTGCATCTATGGCCCGTATTCTGTGCGACAACGCCGATAACATCCATTACATGCAGCCGAAAGCTTTCCAGCTTGTCTCAGTCGG AAACAAACCAGTTCCGTGCAATCATTTGCCAGTCGTTGACCTGAGCTTATGGCGAGACGGCAGAGGTGGCTATGGaagataa
- the LOC119838573 gene encoding peroxidase-like isoform X2 has product MRKTLILFLSVCIVVQGDYDLFTSPATTFFQDLAGFQLDNRVTDQNGVQAERLPVNGFGFSNPPPPLGSSQDPATSTCGLAPPFCAKSRYRSIDGTCNNLQNPSLGAPQTPYNRLLPFNYGDGISQFPRAVGGGVLPNPRDISLAAFPDKPLVDPLWNLNAQQWGQIITHDMSLTAGVAQSHRDPLVCCDDNGQLAADAFTNPQCAPILIPPHDLVHAQQGTQCMNFVRTGTTRDRNCTPRNAPAQPISTVTAYMDLSLVYGSSEGQARPIRAFQGGRLVTVLRNGREWPPQDPNVTQTCESAQSQNEPCYLTGDARVNQNPQLTLLQIILLREHNRIADALAAMNRWWSDETIFQEARRIHIAEIQHINYYEYLPIFLGYENMVKNRLIYPGAQDYVNDYNPQVNPSVLDEHATAAFRHFHTLIRGFLHLVTENRELAGYARISDWFNRPLLLEVDDIFDKLTRGLTTQPQSYSDQFWDSEMTQYLFRRNKTYGGDLRATDIQRGRDHGLANYIDTRAACGLPVPRTFKDMTDFISKPNVDILESLYKDPRDVEVVVAGSLEENVRGTQAGPTFLCILTEQFFRTRVGDRYFYENGDPETAFTLSQLNAIRQGASMARILCDNADNIHYMQPKAFQLVSVGNKPVPCNHLPVVDLSLWRDGRGGYGR; this is encoded by the exons ATTACCCGTTAATGGGTTCGG GTTCAGTAACCCGCCACCACCTCTAGGATCTTCGCAAGACCCAGCAACCAGTACATGTGGTCTGGCACCGCCATTTTGCGCAAAGTCCCGATACAGATCCATTGATGGCACATGTAATAATCTACAGAATCCAAGCTTGGGAGCGCCGCAGACGCCGTACAATCGACTATTGCCTTTTAATTATGGTGATG GAATAAGTCAATTTCCAAGAGCTGTTGGCGGTGGAGTGCTACCAAATCCGCGAGATATTAGCTTAGCTGCATTTCCGGACAAACCTTTAGTGGACCCTCTGTGGAACCTGAACGCCCAACAATGGGGCCAAATCATCACACACGATATGTCCCTTACGGCTGGTGTGGCTCAAAGTC ATCGCGACCCGCTCGTCTGTTGCGATGACAACGGGCAGCTTGCGGCAGATGCATTCACGAATCCTCAGTGTGCGCCCATATTAATTCCTCCCCACGATCTCGTTCATGCTCAGCAAGGCACACAATGCATGAATTTTGTGAGAACTGGTACGACCAGAGACAGAAATTGTACGCCGCGCAACGCACCTGCGCAACCT ATATCCACCGTCACTGCGTACATGGACCTCTCCTTAGTTTACGGTAGTAGTGAGGGTCAAGCTCGTCCGATCCGTGCCTTCCAAGGCGGTCGGCTAGTTACGGTTCTGCGGAATGGCCGTGAATGGCCACCGCAGGACCCTAACGTCACACAGACTTGCGAGAGCGCGCAATCGCAAAATGAACCCTGTTATTTGACTG GTGACGCAAGAGTAAATCAAAACCCTCAATTAACGCttctacaaattatattactacGCGAACACAACCGCATAGCTGATGCACTGGCGGCCATGAACCGGTGGTGGAGCGACGAGACGATATTCCAAGAAGCAAGGAGGATCCACATTGCTGAAATACAGCATATCAACTATTATGAATATCTACCTATATTTCttg GTTATGAGAACATGGTGAAAAACAGGCTTATTTACCCGGGAGCACAAGACTACGTGAATGATTACAACCCACAGGTCAACCCGTCTGTATTAGATGAGCACGCCACTGCTGCATTTAGACATTTCCACACATTAATCCGAGGGTTTTTGCA CTTAGTAACAGAAAACAGGGAGTTGGCTGGGTACGCTCGTATCAGTGACTGGTTCAACAGGCCTCTGTTATTGGAAGTGGATGATATCTTTGACAAATTGACGAGAGGTCTGACAACCCAGCCGCAGTCCTACAGCGATCAATTTTGGGATAGCGAAATGACGCAGTACTTATTCCG ACGAAACAAGACATATGGAGGCGACCTTCGCGCAACAGACATTCAGCGTGGCCGCGATCACGGACTGGCTAACTACATCGACACCAGAGCGGCCTGTGGTCTACCTGTTCCAAGAACATTCAAGGATATGACTGACTTTATATCAAAACCT AACGTAGACATTTTGGAGAGCTTGTACAAAGATCCGAGGGACGTAGAAGTGGTGGTCGCCGGGTCCTTAGAAGAGAATGTTCGGGGAACCCAGGCTGGTCCTACTTTCCTTTGCATCCTGACGGAACAGTTCTTCAGAACGAGGGTTGGGGATAGATACTTTTATGAAAACGGAGACCCGGAAACTGCTTTTACGCTAA GTCAACTGAACGCTATACGCCAAGGTGCATCTATGGCCCGTATTCTGTGCGACAACGCCGATAACATCCATTACATGCAGCCGAAAGCTTTCCAGCTTGTCTCAGTCGG AAACAAACCAGTTCCGTGCAATCATTTGCCAGTCGTTGACCTGAGCTTATGGCGAGACGGCAGAGGTGGCTATGGaagataa